A single Mytilus trossulus isolate FHL-02 chromosome 12, PNRI_Mtr1.1.1.hap1, whole genome shotgun sequence DNA region contains:
- the LOC134693314 gene encoding uncharacterized protein LOC134693314, whose product MTLQLSLFFVIVCFISLLCFASSLRRDESDYGCFVFVECPPEEEVKPCIESNGFYCTRCLPGYVQPTYVTSNQHNNTCFKPKSLTVCVAEDVTYSRTEQNTFCDSLDGCKCNTNKCYYGDPCLCNLHTPGCPVNTSLDENGVCQPCDAGTAKNDTGCGPCRAVFQKSHSIHVNVITMTPEKRLSMSTMETTKISSMEEGKRDITSKTNAICMERTTFVVLAICFAILVIFVIIITIVLCWLRKQCCFAKDSTVISNGNLPANGEETMSLT is encoded by the exons ATGACCCTGCAACTATCACTCTTCTTTGTCATCGTATGCTTCATATCATTG TTGTGTTTTGCGTCATCATTGCGTAGGGACGAGTCAGATTATGGATGTTTTGTGTTTGTTGAATGTCCCCCAG AAGAAGAAGTAAAACCATGTATCGAGTCTAATGGCTTTTACTGTACACGATGTTTACCTGGATATGTACAACCCACTTATGTTACATCTAATCAGCACAACAACACATGCTTCAAGCCTAAGAGTCTAACAGTTTGTGTTGCTGAAG ATGTAACATACAGTCGAACAGAACAAAACACCTTTTGTGACAGTCTGGATGGATGCAAATGTAACACGAACAAATGTTATTATGGAGACCCATGTCTATGTAATCTACATACCCCAGGATGCCCAGTAAACACATCTCTTGATGAGAATGGCG TATGTCAACCATGTGACGCTGGGACAGCTAAGAATGATACAGGATGTGGACCTTGTAGAGCCGTTTTTCA AAAATCTCACAGTATacacgttaatgttattacaatGACACCCGAGAAGCGCCTATCAATGTCAACAATGGAAAcaacaaaaa TTTCTTCAATGGAAGAAGGTAAAAGGGATATAACCTCTAAAACAAATGCCATTTGTATGGAACGAACTACATTTGTGGTTTT AGCAATATGTTTTGCAATTCTGGtgatatttgtaataataattACCATCGTTTTATGTTGGCTACGGAAACAATGTTGCTTTGCAAAAG ATAGCACAGTTATATCAAATGGAAATTTACCGGCAAACGGAGAGGAAACAATGTCTCTGACATAA